A single Bos mutus isolate GX-2022 chromosome 25, NWIPB_WYAK_1.1, whole genome shotgun sequence DNA region contains:
- the CLDN3 gene encoding claudin-3, producing MSMGLEIAGTSLAVLGWLCTIVCCALPMWRVTAFIGSSIITAQITWEGLWMNCVVQSTGQMQCKVYDSLLALPQDLQAARALIVIAILLAVFGLLVALVGAQCTNCVQDDTAKAKITIVAGVLFLLAALLTLVPVSWSANTIIRDFYNPLVPEAQKREMGAALYVGWAASALQLLGGALLCCSCPPRDNYARTKIVYSAPRSTGPVTSTGTAYDRKDYV from the coding sequence ATGTCCATGGGCCTGGAGATCGCGGGCACCTCGCTGGCCGTGCTGGGCTGGCTGTGCACCATCGTGTGCTGCGCGCTGCCCATGTGGCGCGTGACGGCCTTCATCGGCAGCAGCATCATCACGGCGCAGATCACCTGGGAGGGACTGTGGATGAACTGCGTGGTGCAGAGCACCGGCCAGATGCAGTGCAAGGTGTACGACTCACTGCTGGCGCTGCCGCAGGACCTGCAGGCGGCCCGCGCCCTCATCGTCATCGCCATCCTACTGGCCGTCTTCGGGCTCCTCGTGGCGCTCGTGGGCGCCCAGTGCACCAACTGCGTGCAGGACGACACGGCCAAGGCCAAGATCACCATCGTGGCGGGCGTGCTCTTCCTGCTGGCCGCCCTGCTGACCCTCGTGCCGGTGTCCTGGTCGGCCAACACCATCATCCGGGACTTTTACAACCCCTTGGTGCCCGAGGCTCAGAAGCGCGAGATGGGCGCCGCCCTGTACGTGGGCTGGGCGGCGTCCGCGCTGCAGCTGCTGGGGGGCGCGCTGCTCTGCTGCTCCTGCCCACCGCGCGACAACTACGCGCGGACCAAGATCGTCTACTCGGCGCCGCGCTCCACCGGGCCCGTCACTAGCACCGGCACTGCCTACGACCGCAAGGACTACGTCTGA